A stretch of Oncorhynchus mykiss isolate Arlee chromosome 26, USDA_OmykA_1.1, whole genome shotgun sequence DNA encodes these proteins:
- the LOC110514838 gene encoding anti-apoptotic protein NR13, with amino-acid sequence MPFFVTLLSEYKVWREPGEAEIRLMTAILLPSVRGESSLIAGRTMSCGLWKETLAIAEDYLSVCSIIPASGSRKAPPGPPPSDSAAAMRRQARDMEAKHRARFHALAHSFLCQCGPDPCACLRRVMEELVGDGQMNWGRVVSLFTFTGVLVRELQGEDTDQGLGNGMELGGKESCRALAETIADYLGEEKSDWMLENKGWEGFCKFFHTAREVNQDSSMKTALFAAAGVGIAGLTFLLVR; translated from the exons ATGCCATTTTTTGTGACGTTGCTTAGTGAGTATAAAGTCTGGCGAGAGCCTGGTGAGGCGGAAATACGGTTGATGACAGCGATCCTCCTTCCGTCTGTACGTGGAGAAAGCAGTCTGATCGCTGGGAGG ACCATGTCATGCGGGCTGTGGAAAGAAACCCTGGCAATAGCAGAggactacctgtctgtctgcagtaTTATCCCTGCCAGTGGGTCCCGGAAAGCCCCGCCTGGTCCTCCTCCCAGCGACTCGGCTGCAGCCATGCGGCGCCAGGCCCGGGACATGGAGGCCAAGCACCGGGCCCGCTTCCATGCCCTGGCACACAGCTTCCTGTGCCAATGCGGGCCGGACCCCTGCGCCTGTCTGAGGAGGGTGAtggaggagctggtgggagaTGGACAGATGAACTGGGGGAGGGTGGTCtctctgttcaccttcactggtGTGCTGGTCAGAGAACTACAGGGAGAGGACACAGACCAGGGGCTGGGTAATGGCATGGAGCTGGGGGGGAAGGAGAGCTGCAGGGCACTGGCGGAGACCATAGCAGACTacctaggagaggagaagagtgactGGATGCTGGAGAACAAAGGCTGG GAGGGCTTCtgtaagttcttccacacagcaAGAGAGGTGAACCAGGACTCGTCCATGAAAACTGCCCTGTTTGCTGCTGCTGGCGTGGGCATCGCAGGGTTAACCTTCCTCCTGGTCCGCTAA